In one Spirosoma rigui genomic region, the following are encoded:
- a CDS encoding PD-(D/E)XK nuclease family protein, with amino-acid sequence MTFLQQTAQRIFDNHGPSLSDVWVILPTRRAVSVFLEELASHSDRPFLAPHALAVDDFITQSAGVQLIDSVSLLFELYDVFRVIDPLVEFEQFIGWASVLLADFDRIDQYLVKPSALFSYLTAAKALERWQADLPPSAKPLAETPGTARYFKLFENLQTAYHALQERLTAQGLAYRGMAYRLLADNVESMVRDNTAYERVYFVGFNALSAAEERIIKVLVDAQKAEMIWDADPYYLDDWRQEAGHFLRKYRDNGWLLSRDSKQTIRENFNNLLGTEKNIRVVGVPNASMQAKVAGKIYKEWQEESGGVSAPLTPYPSSTRTKTAIVLADETLLVPVLYALDENVTDLNVTMGLSLRSSLLFTLVDTLFEMQRTVHEFRTKDGRDLRIPKFHHRHVVKLLNHPFVKQYERIHALEWPGGINEKGEVLPPEPLFQWIAKSIVKEQRVYLTEREMLELGQDDPLVRVLFARWPNEEPMKAIRSLYALIDLLRAVYRDSQDAIETEYLYLFYSLLRQLETTLNRQTTSLETAAPGRPATGKGPDGQAAVTVRSFKQFLYELIRQTSIPFTSEGRSQLQVMGMLETRALDFDRIIILSVNEGILPQSRKLNSLIPLDIASDPVIGLPTYREQESVTAYHFYRLLQRASDIVLIHTTSTDAYGSSKGEPSRFIRQIEHELVPRSNGLIRISHPAVRFGRPGTDKLADLSELSVPKTDAIRADLINLLTTKGLYPSYLNQYVRCSMSFYFSRIVNISEEEDMEEKMGAAEFGNWLHKVLERLDKEYRLVNLPVDEALVIRLLQEEFASSMKGRVIESGMNLLLYELAQKLMIEFQRQQSELRGLTVIGTEQTLETFLHVPLAGREPLRVRIAGKIDRIERFGDQIRIVDYKTGRVDLTDKTPKDLTDKLLNDGKEDKMRQLWLYRYLALKNINDFGGLPRDKAKRDIYEAKGLPVEAGFYSFRDVNGGFKTNPVRFGNDDSPAQYIADSEELLQTLVQQMLDTDRPFRKTDQIETCQYCDFKGICGR; translated from the coding sequence ATGACTTTTCTTCAACAGACAGCCCAACGTATTTTTGATAACCACGGACCCAGCCTGAGCGATGTGTGGGTGATTTTGCCCACGCGCCGGGCCGTATCGGTGTTCCTGGAAGAACTGGCCTCTCACTCCGACCGGCCATTTCTGGCTCCGCATGCGCTGGCTGTCGATGACTTTATCACCCAGTCGGCCGGGGTGCAGCTGATCGACTCGGTGAGTTTGCTGTTTGAACTCTACGACGTGTTCCGGGTAATAGATCCGCTGGTCGAATTCGAGCAGTTCATTGGCTGGGCGTCGGTACTGCTGGCCGACTTCGACCGGATCGACCAGTACCTCGTCAAGCCTTCGGCGCTGTTCAGCTACCTCACCGCAGCCAAGGCGCTCGAACGCTGGCAGGCCGACCTGCCGCCGTCGGCAAAACCGCTCGCCGAAACGCCCGGCACGGCTCGTTACTTCAAACTGTTCGAAAACCTTCAAACGGCCTATCACGCCCTGCAGGAACGCCTGACGGCCCAGGGGCTGGCTTACCGGGGTATGGCCTACCGCCTGCTGGCCGACAATGTGGAGTCGATGGTTCGGGATAATACCGCCTACGAACGGGTCTATTTTGTGGGTTTCAACGCCCTTAGTGCGGCCGAAGAGCGGATCATCAAAGTACTGGTCGACGCGCAGAAAGCCGAAATGATCTGGGACGCCGACCCGTATTACCTCGACGACTGGCGGCAGGAAGCAGGTCATTTTCTCCGTAAGTACCGCGATAATGGCTGGCTGCTGTCGAGAGACAGTAAGCAGACGATCCGGGAGAATTTTAACAACCTGCTCGGCACCGAAAAAAATATCCGGGTCGTGGGCGTTCCCAATGCCAGTATGCAGGCCAAAGTTGCGGGGAAAATTTACAAGGAGTGGCAGGAAGAAAGCGGAGGGGTGTCCGCCCCCCTTACCCCTTATCCGTCCTCAACAAGGACCAAGACCGCCATCGTACTGGCCGACGAAACGCTTTTGGTGCCGGTCTTATATGCCCTGGATGAGAACGTAACCGACCTCAACGTAACGATGGGGCTGTCCCTGCGGTCGTCCCTGCTGTTTACGCTGGTCGATACACTGTTCGAGATGCAGCGTACCGTTCATGAATTCCGGACAAAGGATGGCCGGGATTTGCGGATACCGAAGTTTCACCACCGCCACGTTGTCAAACTGCTCAACCACCCCTTTGTGAAGCAGTACGAACGGATTCATGCGCTGGAGTGGCCCGGCGGTATCAACGAGAAAGGCGAGGTGCTCCCCCCCGAACCGCTGTTCCAGTGGATTGCCAAAAGCATCGTGAAAGAGCAGCGGGTATACCTGACCGAACGGGAAATGCTCGAACTGGGGCAGGACGATCCGCTGGTCCGGGTGCTGTTTGCCCGCTGGCCCAACGAGGAGCCTATGAAAGCCATTCGGTCGCTCTACGCGCTCATCGATCTGCTGCGCGCCGTTTACCGGGATAGCCAGGATGCGATCGAAACGGAGTACCTGTACCTGTTCTACTCGCTGCTCCGCCAGCTCGAAACAACGCTGAATCGCCAGACTACGTCCCTGGAAACAGCCGCGCCCGGCCGACCCGCTACGGGTAAGGGGCCTGACGGACAGGCTGCGGTGACGGTGCGGAGCTTCAAGCAGTTCCTGTACGAACTGATCCGGCAAACGAGCATTCCGTTCACGAGCGAAGGACGTAGCCAGCTGCAGGTCATGGGGATGCTCGAAACCCGGGCCCTGGACTTCGACCGGATCATTATCCTGTCGGTCAACGAAGGGATTCTGCCCCAGTCGCGCAAGTTGAACTCGCTCATTCCGCTCGATATCGCGTCTGATCCGGTTATCGGACTGCCCACCTACCGCGAGCAGGAGTCGGTAACGGCCTACCACTTCTATCGCCTGCTTCAGCGTGCCAGCGACATTGTGCTTATCCATACCACCTCCACTGATGCCTACGGAAGCAGCAAGGGTGAACCGAGCCGGTTCATTCGCCAGATCGAGCACGAACTGGTGCCCCGGTCAAACGGGCTGATCCGGATCAGCCACCCGGCTGTGCGCTTTGGGCGGCCGGGGACCGATAAACTTGCGGACCTGAGCGAACTGAGCGTTCCCAAAACCGACGCCATCCGGGCCGATCTTATCAATTTGCTCACTACCAAAGGACTGTACCCATCCTACCTCAACCAGTACGTTCGGTGCTCCATGTCGTTCTATTTCAGCCGGATCGTCAATATCAGCGAAGAAGAGGATATGGAAGAGAAAATGGGCGCGGCCGAGTTCGGTAACTGGCTCCACAAGGTCCTTGAACGACTCGACAAAGAATACCGGCTCGTGAATCTGCCCGTCGACGAAGCGCTCGTGATCCGGTTGCTGCAGGAAGAATTTGCCAGTTCCATGAAAGGGCGGGTTATTGAGTCGGGCATGAACCTGCTCCTGTACGAACTGGCCCAGAAGCTTATGATCGAGTTTCAGCGGCAGCAAAGCGAGCTGCGCGGTCTGACCGTGATTGGAACCGAACAAACCCTTGAAACTTTCCTGCATGTACCCCTGGCCGGACGGGAGCCCCTGCGGGTCCGTATTGCGGGTAAAATTGACCGGATCGAACGGTTTGGCGACCAGATCCGCATCGTCGATTACAAAACCGGCCGCGTTGACCTGACCGATAAAACACCCAAAGACCTGACCGATAAACTGCTCAACGACGGCAAGGAAGACAAGATGCGGCAGTTATGGCTGTATCGTTACCTGGCGCTGAAAAACATCAACGACTTTGGCGGGTTGCCCCGCGATAAAGCCAAGCGGGATATTTACGAGGCCAAAGGGTTGCCGGTCGAGGCCGGGTTTTATTCCTTCCGGGATGTCAACGGTGGCTTTAAAACGAACCCGGTCCGCTTCGGTAACGACGACAGCCCGGCTCAGTACATTGCCGATTCGGAAGAGCTGTTGCAAACGCTGGTGCAGCAGATGCTCGATACCGACCGGCCGTTCCGCAAAACTGAT
- the miaE gene encoding tRNA-(ms[2]io[6]A)-hydroxylase, whose translation MSLTTLGLELPTDPRWVNIAEMNIADILIDHAWCEQKAASSCISLIVMYTDKEKLVETLTPIVAEEWGHFQRVLKEIRKRNIRMGRQRKDEYVNELRSRLRRSIGDQHEQMMDNLLINALIEARSCERFKLLATHIADESLRKFYHELMISEAGHYRAFIELAERYVPAERVRERWKEFLAVEADIMATMTVRGDRMH comes from the coding sequence ATGTCACTGACTACGCTGGGGCTCGAATTGCCCACCGACCCGCGCTGGGTGAACATTGCCGAAATGAACATCGCTGACATTCTGATCGACCACGCCTGGTGCGAACAGAAAGCCGCTTCGTCGTGCATATCGCTCATCGTTATGTATACCGACAAAGAAAAACTGGTGGAGACGTTGACGCCCATCGTGGCCGAAGAGTGGGGACACTTCCAGCGGGTACTGAAAGAGATTCGTAAACGGAATATCCGGATGGGACGCCAACGGAAAGATGAGTACGTCAACGAACTGCGTTCCCGGCTGCGTCGTTCCATTGGCGACCAGCACGAGCAGATGATGGATAACCTGCTCATCAACGCCCTGATCGAAGCACGTAGCTGCGAACGATTCAAGCTACTGGCTACCCATATCGCCGACGAAAGTCTGCGCAAATTCTACCACGAGCTGATGATTTCCGAAGCGGGACACTACCGCGCCTTCATCGAACTGGCCGAGCGTTACGTGCCTGCCGAACGCGTTCGGGAACGCTGGAAGGAGTTCCTGGCGGTAGAAGCCGATATTATGGCGACGATGACCGTCCGGGGCGATAGAATGCATTGA
- the msrA gene encoding peptide-methionine (S)-S-oxide reductase MsrA — translation MKSLVSFFILVALLTGCQERSGTTADTRKDTSPAKLPALQAGEAVATFAAGCFWCTEAQFESLRGVREVVSGYAGGDLENPTYEQVGSGQTGHAEAIQVYYDPKVVSFETLVNAFFVAHDATSLNRQGPDVGTQYRSIAFYRTPAEKATIDAVINQENSSGHYSRPIVTQVTPFSVFYPAEVYHQGYYYTHPNELYVSSVSTPKVEKFRARMADKLKKQLVNE, via the coding sequence ATGAAATCCCTTGTATCCTTTTTCATTCTCGTCGCGCTCCTCACGGGTTGTCAGGAGCGCTCCGGCACAACGGCCGATACCCGTAAAGACACCAGTCCCGCCAAGTTGCCCGCGCTCCAGGCGGGTGAAGCGGTAGCCACCTTTGCCGCCGGTTGTTTCTGGTGCACCGAAGCCCAGTTCGAGTCGCTTCGGGGCGTTCGGGAAGTGGTTTCGGGCTATGCCGGGGGTGACCTCGAAAACCCGACCTACGAACAGGTGGGTTCCGGGCAGACGGGCCACGCCGAAGCCATTCAGGTCTACTATGACCCCAAGGTGGTTTCGTTCGAGACGCTGGTGAACGCGTTCTTCGTTGCCCACGATGCTACGTCGCTCAACCGACAGGGGCCCGATGTGGGCACGCAGTACCGGTCCATCGCGTTTTACCGCACCCCCGCCGAGAAGGCCACCATCGACGCTGTTATCAACCAGGAGAACAGCTCGGGGCATTACAGCCGCCCCATTGTGACGCAGGTAACGCCGTTCTCGGTCTTCTACCCGGCGGAAGTCTACCACCAGGGGTATTATTACACCCATCCCAATGAGCTTTACGTCAGCTCGGTTTCTACACCCAAGGTGGAGAAGTTCCGCGCACGCATGGCCGACAAGCTGAAAAAGCAGCTCGTTAATGAGTGA
- a CDS encoding glyoxalase, with protein MDTNERYTPARPLVATEPTAVSTAEQFQNQTLRPILKLLDSSIQALWQHHWPKRKTPFDRLTGPEKMAYVERSVREDTRLRLQLVGMVMGHFTPDEWQTFTANEAELTRRITTLLIQRLQSTFQG; from the coding sequence ATGGATACCAACGAACGATATACCCCCGCCCGGCCTCTGGTGGCAACCGAGCCTACGGCCGTCAGTACTGCCGAACAATTTCAGAACCAGACGTTGCGCCCGATCCTGAAACTACTCGACAGCAGTATTCAGGCGTTGTGGCAGCACCACTGGCCCAAACGCAAGACACCTTTCGACCGCCTTACGGGTCCCGAAAAGATGGCCTATGTCGAACGGTCGGTGCGGGAAGACACCCGCCTTCGGCTGCAACTGGTTGGTATGGTCATGGGCCATTTCACCCCCGACGAATGGCAGACCTTCACCGCCAACGAAGCTGAACTCACCCGCCGAATCACAACCCTCCTCATCCAGCGATTACAAAGTACGTTTCAGGGCTGA
- a CDS encoding S8 family serine peptidase: MASDKYTAFVRTATSKTSWLVGLLLLGSLPGFGQTTRKYLVQLRDKAGSPYSTSRPDQFLSQRSILRRQKQNIPVLERDLPVNPAYVTQLQQAGAKVWFTSRWLNAVLVEASDATIATIQKLPIVSGLEFGRSLANARLDAEVSSAATSAKAGEQAAKFGDVAPLNYGTSTNQITQLGVDKMHQQGFHGETILIGLLDSGFQNANKVGFLQPVFQENRVLATYDFVRKEAAVYEDDSHGLSCLSTIAATADNQLYGTAFNAQFVLLRTEDVNSESRLEEANWLFGAEYADSMGVDVISSSLGYTQFDDASTSYTYQNLDGKTALSTRAAQIATETGMVVVVAAGNDGNSAWRYLSVPSDAVGVLAVGAVTQAGQRAGFSSLGPSADGRIKPDLAARGQGTVVGSPNGQIQLGNGTSFATPLVAGLAAGFWQAHPQLTAAQVTLALRRSGSQFTNPDDQLGYGIPNFERASVVAESLQALLVYPNPFSEAEPLSVIWGEVATNVPLDATLTDLTGRIVWQRQYASGGLAGFALPTLNLSAGMYVMTLVAGDKKRTVKIVKR, from the coding sequence ATGGCATCCGACAAGTATACCGCATTCGTTCGTACGGCAACGAGTAAAACCAGCTGGCTGGTCGGGCTGTTGCTGCTGGGTTCACTGCCTGGTTTCGGGCAGACGACCCGCAAATACCTGGTACAGCTCCGCGACAAAGCCGGTTCACCCTACAGCACGAGCCGGCCCGATCAGTTCCTGTCGCAACGGTCAATCCTGCGCCGGCAGAAGCAAAACATACCGGTGCTGGAGCGCGACCTGCCCGTAAACCCGGCCTACGTGACGCAGCTGCAACAAGCGGGTGCCAAGGTATGGTTTACCTCGCGCTGGCTCAATGCCGTACTCGTCGAAGCGTCGGACGCGACCATTGCCACCATCCAGAAACTACCCATCGTAAGCGGGCTGGAGTTCGGTCGGTCGCTGGCCAACGCCCGGCTGGATGCGGAGGTGTCCTCCGCTGCGACCTCGGCGAAAGCAGGTGAGCAGGCGGCAAAATTTGGCGACGTAGCCCCCCTCAACTACGGTACCTCGACCAATCAGATCACCCAGCTCGGTGTCGACAAGATGCACCAGCAGGGTTTCCACGGTGAAACAATCCTGATCGGGCTGCTGGACTCCGGCTTCCAGAACGCCAACAAAGTTGGTTTTCTGCAGCCCGTTTTTCAGGAGAACCGGGTGCTGGCTACCTATGATTTTGTCCGGAAAGAAGCCGCCGTCTACGAAGATGATTCGCACGGCCTGTCGTGCCTGTCGACCATAGCCGCCACGGCCGACAACCAACTGTATGGAACCGCCTTTAACGCCCAGTTCGTACTGCTCCGAACCGAAGATGTAAACAGCGAAAGCCGGTTGGAAGAGGCTAACTGGCTGTTCGGGGCCGAGTATGCCGATAGCATGGGTGTCGACGTAATCAGTTCGTCGCTGGGTTACACCCAGTTTGATGATGCCTCGACCAGCTATACCTATCAGAATCTGGATGGCAAAACGGCGCTTTCTACCCGGGCGGCTCAGATAGCCACCGAAACGGGAATGGTTGTTGTGGTAGCCGCGGGTAACGACGGCAACAGCGCCTGGCGCTACCTGTCGGTGCCGTCCGACGCCGTTGGTGTACTGGCAGTCGGTGCCGTAACGCAGGCGGGCCAGCGGGCGGGCTTCAGCTCGCTGGGTCCCTCGGCCGATGGCCGCATAAAACCGGATCTGGCGGCCCGGGGTCAGGGTACCGTCGTGGGCAGTCCCAACGGCCAGATTCAGCTGGGCAACGGCACATCTTTCGCAACGCCCCTCGTCGCGGGGCTGGCAGCGGGCTTCTGGCAGGCCCATCCTCAGCTGACAGCCGCCCAGGTGACCCTGGCGCTGCGCCGGTCGGGAAGCCAGTTTACCAACCCCGACGACCAGCTGGGCTACGGGATTCCCAATTTTGAGCGAGCATCGGTCGTGGCCGAATCCTTACAGGCGCTGCTGGTGTATCCCAACCCCTTCAGCGAGGCGGAGCCCCTGTCGGTGATCTGGGGCGAGGTAGCCACCAACGTTCCCCTCGACGCTACGCTGACCGACCTCACGGGTCGTATCGTCTGGCAGCGGCAATACGCATCGGGTGGGCTGGCGGGGTTTGCCCTGCCCACCCTGAACCTGTCGGCGGGTATGTATGTGATGACCCTGGTGGCGGGGGATAAAAAGCGGACCGTGAAGATTGTAAAACGGTAG